The Callospermophilus lateralis isolate mCalLat2 chromosome 3, mCalLat2.hap1, whole genome shotgun sequence genome has a segment encoding these proteins:
- the Npc2 gene encoding NPC intracellular cholesterol transporter 2: protein MGFLAVAILLLAFFATTQAEPVHYKDCGSRVGVIKEVNVNPCPNQPCELKKGQSYSVNVTFTSSTESENSTAFVEGILMGVPVPFPIPESDGCKSGINCPIQKDKTYSYMNKLPVKTEYPSIKLVVKWQLVDDSQNSFFCWEIPIQIKS from the exons ATGGGTTTCCTGGCTGTAGCGATCCTGCTCCTGGCGTTCTTCGCTACCACCCAGGCCGAGCCGGTGCATTACAAGGACTGCG gttctagagttggagttataaaagaGGTAAATGTGAACCCATGCCCCAACCAGCCCTGTGAACTGAAGAAAGGACAGTCCTACAGTGTCAATGTCACCTTCACTAGCA gtacgGAATCTGAAAATAGCACAGCCTTCGTGGAAGGCATCCTGATGGGTGTGCCAGTCCCCTTTCCCATTCCTGAGTCTGATGGTTGTAAGAGTGGAATCAACTGCCCCATCCAAAAAGACAAGACCTATAGCTACATGAATAAACTGCCAGTAAAGACTGAATACCCCTCT ATAAAACTGGTAGTAAAGTGGCAACTTGTGGATGACAGtcaaaattctttcttctgctGGGAAATCCCAATACAGATCAAAAGCTAG
- the Isca2 gene encoding iron-sulfur cluster assembly 2 homolog, mitochondrial produces the protein MAAARGLSLTATALRAVIPWQRGRLSASCPGLQTRWEASSSSPEASEGQIHLTDSCVRRLLEITEGSEFLRLEVEGGGCSGFQYKFSLDTVVNPDDRVFEQGGARVVVDSDSLAFVKGAQVDFSQELIRSSFQVLNNPQAEQGCSCGSSFSVKL, from the exons ATGGCGGCCGCCAGGGGCCTGTCCTTAACGGCCACGGCCCTAAGAGCGGTCATTCCCTGGCAGAGGGGCAG GCTCTCCGCATCCTGTCCGGGACTTCAGACGCGTTGGGAGGCATCATCTTCCAGCCCCGAGGCTAGCGAAGGGCAGATCCACCTTACAGACAGCTGCGTCCGG AGGCTTCTGGAAATCACCGAAGGGTCAGAATTCCTCAGGCTGGAGGTGGAGGGAGGTGGATGCTCGGGATTCCAGTACAAATTTTCACTGGATACAGTTGTCAACCCCGATGACAG GGTATTCGAACAGGGTGGGGCAAGAGTTGTGGTTGATTCTGATAGCTTGGCCTTTGTAAAGGGGGCCCAGGTGGACTTCAGCCAAGAACTGATCCGAAGCTCATTTCAAGTGTTGAACAATCCTCAAGCAGAGCAAGGCTGCTCCTGTGGGTCATCCTTCTCTGTCAAACTTTGA